The Osmerus eperlanus chromosome 22, fOsmEpe2.1, whole genome shotgun sequence genome window below encodes:
- the sde2 gene encoding splicing regulator SDE2 isoform X1: MEVFVYNPFSQFFSALFPLESHVQDLVEHYIKKRGYLLEDFYIKKNGRLSGLDDKLQDGAVYRLEPRLCGGKGGFGSMLRALGAQIEKTTNREACRDLSGRRLRDVNHEKEMAEWLKKQADRDAEKEQRRLERLQRKLAEPKHQFTDPKYEQQCHDLSERLEDSVLKGMQASSSGLVKVEEAPSRKRPTPNKGRKATKKKCLWTGASGLDDLNDSSEEDESTDSEASASTSSPGAPGSPAKKDDRAETAVRSSAAQGKSEAKETNSGSRPSSPERSPARVQACGVAEQEAEPGCRGEEARTNVVVVETNTKTESLKESHCDIIQSFQEQQPVDLEAVGSVGELEALGLERLKAELMRRGLKCGGTLAERAARLLSTKGLNPEQIDPALLAKPSKGKKK, translated from the exons ATGGAGGTGTTTGTGTATAACCCATTTTCCCAGTTTTTCAGTGCGCTTTTTCCTCTTGAATCTCATGTTCAAGACCTTGTTGAGCACTATATTAAAAAAAGG GGTTATCTGTTAGAGGACTTCTATATCAAGAAAAACGGGCGTCTATCAGGACTCGATGATAAATTACAAGATGGAGCAGTGTATCGATTGGAGCCTCGTCTTTGTGGGGGAAAAGGAG GCTTTGGCTCTATGCTCCGAGCTCTTGGGGCACAAATTGAGAAGACCACCAACAGAGAAGCTTGCAGAGACCTCAGCGGAAGACGTTTGAGAGACGTCAACCACGAGAAAGA GATGGCTGAGTGGCTGAAGAAGCAGGCGGACCGGGATGCGGAGAAAGAGCAGCGGCGTTTGGAGAGACTGCAGAGGAAGCTAGCTGAGCCCAAGCACCAGTTCACAGATCCAAAATACGAGCAGCAGTGCCACGACCTTTCAGAGCGCCTGGAGGACTCTGTCCTAAAAG GAATGCAAGCCTCATCTAGTGGGCTAGTCAAGGTTGAAGAGGCACCCAGTAGGAAAAGGCCTACTCCAAATAAAGGTCGAAAGGCCACCAAGAAAAAATGCTTATG GACGGGGGCTTCCGGGCTAGATGACCTCAACGACAGCTCGGAGGAGGACGAGTCGACCGACAGCGAggcctctgcctccacctccagcccagGGGCTCCAGGCAGCCCAGCAAAGAAAGATGACAGGGCTGAAACGGCAGTCCGTTCCTCAGCTGCTCAGGGAAAGTCTGAAGCTAAGGAAACCAACTCCGGTTCCAGACCCAGCTCCCCAGAGAGGAGCCCAGCTCGCGTCCAGGCATGTGGAGTGGCGGAGCAGGAAGCAGAGCCAGgttgcagaggagaggaggcaaggaccaatgttgttgttgtggagaCTAACACAAAGACAGAAAGTCTCAAGGAAAGTCATTGTGACATAATCCAGTCTTTT CAGGAACAGCAGCCTGTAGACCTTGAGGCTGTGGGCTCTGTGGGGGAGCTGGAGGCGCTGGGCTTGGAGAgactgaaggcagagctgatgaGACGAGGACTGAAGTGTGGGGGAACTCTGGCGGAGCGCGCCGctcgcctcctctccaccaAGGGGCTAAATCCTGAGCAAATCGATCCTGCTCTGCTGGCCAAGCCCAGTAAGGGAAAGAAAAAGTGA
- the sde2 gene encoding splicing regulator SDE2 isoform X2, translated as MEVFVYNPFSQFFSALFPLESHVQDLVEHYIKKRGYLLEDFYIKKNGRLSGLDDKLQDGAVYRLEPRLCGGKGGFGSMLRALGAQIEKTTNREACRDLSGRRLRDVNHEKEMAEWLKKQADRDAEKEQRRLERLQRKLAEPKHQFTDPKYEQQCHDLSERLEDSVLKGMQASSSGLVKVEEAPSRKRPTPNKGRKATKKKCLWTGASGLDDLNDSSEEDESTDSEASASTSSPGAPGSPAKKDDRAETAVRSSAAQGKSEAKETNSGSRPSSPERSPARVQACGVAEQEAEPGCRGEEARTNVVVVETNTKTESLKESHCDIIQSFEQQPVDLEAVGSVGELEALGLERLKAELMRRGLKCGGTLAERAARLLSTKGLNPEQIDPALLAKPSKGKKK; from the exons ATGGAGGTGTTTGTGTATAACCCATTTTCCCAGTTTTTCAGTGCGCTTTTTCCTCTTGAATCTCATGTTCAAGACCTTGTTGAGCACTATATTAAAAAAAGG GGTTATCTGTTAGAGGACTTCTATATCAAGAAAAACGGGCGTCTATCAGGACTCGATGATAAATTACAAGATGGAGCAGTGTATCGATTGGAGCCTCGTCTTTGTGGGGGAAAAGGAG GCTTTGGCTCTATGCTCCGAGCTCTTGGGGCACAAATTGAGAAGACCACCAACAGAGAAGCTTGCAGAGACCTCAGCGGAAGACGTTTGAGAGACGTCAACCACGAGAAAGA GATGGCTGAGTGGCTGAAGAAGCAGGCGGACCGGGATGCGGAGAAAGAGCAGCGGCGTTTGGAGAGACTGCAGAGGAAGCTAGCTGAGCCCAAGCACCAGTTCACAGATCCAAAATACGAGCAGCAGTGCCACGACCTTTCAGAGCGCCTGGAGGACTCTGTCCTAAAAG GAATGCAAGCCTCATCTAGTGGGCTAGTCAAGGTTGAAGAGGCACCCAGTAGGAAAAGGCCTACTCCAAATAAAGGTCGAAAGGCCACCAAGAAAAAATGCTTATG GACGGGGGCTTCCGGGCTAGATGACCTCAACGACAGCTCGGAGGAGGACGAGTCGACCGACAGCGAggcctctgcctccacctccagcccagGGGCTCCAGGCAGCCCAGCAAAGAAAGATGACAGGGCTGAAACGGCAGTCCGTTCCTCAGCTGCTCAGGGAAAGTCTGAAGCTAAGGAAACCAACTCCGGTTCCAGACCCAGCTCCCCAGAGAGGAGCCCAGCTCGCGTCCAGGCATGTGGAGTGGCGGAGCAGGAAGCAGAGCCAGgttgcagaggagaggaggcaaggaccaatgttgttgttgtggagaCTAACACAAAGACAGAAAGTCTCAAGGAAAGTCATTGTGACATAATCCAGTCTTTT GAACAGCAGCCTGTAGACCTTGAGGCTGTGGGCTCTGTGGGGGAGCTGGAGGCGCTGGGCTTGGAGAgactgaaggcagagctgatgaGACGAGGACTGAAGTGTGGGGGAACTCTGGCGGAGCGCGCCGctcgcctcctctccaccaAGGGGCTAAATCCTGAGCAAATCGATCCTGCTCTGCTGGCCAAGCCCAGTAAGGGAAAGAAAAAGTGA